DNA from Ictalurus punctatus breed USDA103 chromosome 20, Coco_2.0, whole genome shotgun sequence:
GTTTGTAGGCCGTGCAAACTGTACATGTCCTGAGTGCTTTTTTGTTAAGAGAATTTGTCAGATGAAATTGTAAccaaataaatgttttacaatTCGAAAACTTACATTTATGAGTATATAATctacataggaaaataattaggtTTGTTATAAAGCAGGCATTTAGATCTGCTTCAACAAATCCAAAAATAACAGTTTTGGGATTCGTTGAAAAACTCTGCAAGATATTACTTACAAACTAACATCTTTCCAAAGCTGCAAAGTATAACTGCACGCCCAAAACAAGTGAAGGGGAGTTTCAGTGTCATTCTGACGAAAAAGAGCAATTAGTGTAAAAATCCGatctgaatttttattttaaataaatattatgaatTAATTTAGAAGATATTTCTTTTACGTTGTGAGGAAAAAGCTTTGTTGCATGGaccatatatttttttcaatctaAATTATCAAAGAGTCCATTCCAATACCAGATATAGAGCTCTTACTTTATGAATtcgtccttttttttcttcctgttccATCGTCCCGAAGTCAGTGAGTTTTTATTAAGAATGTGATTTTGGttagcctgaaataaggtctgcggtgaacacaagctcaaaatattttcccGTTTCATTCTACGACATAAAgtacaccagtaataccccactcatgaTTATTAAAGCTTTTACATGTATTGAAAAACACGGCTGCTAACAAGTTGCTAAATggactacagacgttgtcggggacattgaacgtcatcacgccgaacagaaAAACACTTTGCAAATAAACTGGTTCAGATAAGCTATGCACAATTCCCAAAGAAACGTGGATGAAGATtgatccacagagtaaatccgtattacgggaaatattttaaaatcaagTTTGGTAAAGTTGTCGtcagcttggtgatggtgacgttaaAGTCGAGCGACcatggtgtagttcgtttatagcatacggttagCGTTTTATTTCTGGCAAATgcatttaggcttcaaactgcgtaaaagttgtgttcatttgcgaaaattatcttgatggacaaaacgtgtaagtattgtaaacttttgcgATAACCCAAAAACCTATGGGGAAAATCctgttgggtttttgtcgaggggaaaccagtgtgatgctaacttcgttacaaaatgacgtcatccctgtcCCACTCTATAGGCTGCTGATGCGAATGGCGTGAAGCTCATCCGATTACCGTAAAGCTTCAAATACACTCACCTAAAACCATTACAGACTTGtctattaaaaatacatattttactTAAACATATATGCTGTATATAGAAATCACGCTGCACAGTTTGAGTAACTAAGACCGTCATTTGATCAGTTCTAGCGCCGTTTTACAAAAACACGTGATgacaaatgtacattttttccGAGCTCATATATGGTGTATGTTACGGTAAACAGAACGGAAGGTTAAACCATTCCGCGTCAAAAAGCCTTTTAACCAATCACATCACGGAATAGGGAAAGGGGGCGTGGTTCTATAGAGAGCGCGGAAGTGTGCGTGCAGAAACAGATGGAAGGTTTCTGAATGGATTGAAAGCGCGGAAGTTTTATATACAATGACAGCTTCAGAGCCTAAACTTATTTTGTTATTCAGCGGAAAACGGAAGTCTGGCAAGGACTACGTGACAGATTTAATAcaaaaaaggttgttttttttgttttgttttttaaatcaatgcTAATGGCGTAACCTGTGTTTGGGTAGTTGGTGTCACATGTTTCAACTCCCACAatgtttaaaggtgcaataggcAACTTATTTTCGTTCCTACcagtacaaataacctggataAATATGTAGGACGTGGTGAGAAATAATGGTTTAATCTATGGCTGTAGCACGAGTGCATTACGTGGCTGAGAAAACCCGTATGGAAAACTGTCTTCCGGTCCGGAATGTTGCAATTTCCTTCGGGATCAATAAAAGTTTTATCCATCTACGGTTGTTAATGTTGTATATACAGGTTGAGTCCAGAGCTGTGCTGCATCCTCCGGCTCTCTGCTCCACTTAAAGAGCGATATGCACAGGTATAAATCAGCTCTTACAACACAAATATCAAATCACTTTAAATACAAACTGATTCAAAATCTACACATCATTAGGAGCACGGGCTGGACTACGAGCAGCTGTTGGGAGCAGGGCAGTATAAGGAGCAGCACCGGGCGGAGATGATCCGCTGGGGGGAGAGCAAGAGGCACCTGGACCCAGGCTTCTTCTGCCGCATGGTGGTGTGCGGGGCCACTCAGCCCGTGTGGGTGAGTATTAGGGTTAGAGACGCTTTAACCCTGATCATCAGGACGATActacgatttaaaaaaaatcaccacacccctgctgaaaaatccactTCATCTGATGAAGTACCAGCGGTCACAACACAGTAGCTGCTGAAACTGGTAGACCACCTTCTACTGCTGACTGAAAGGAATCACTTTCTACATTACCgatattgtttttaagaaaacaacaacagtaaagCAATTAGACAATCTCAAATGTTTATCGAGTAATTAATAAGGAAGTGGGAAAATTACACCACCTGACAAAGATGGTCTAGTCTAAGAGGGTCTAATCAGCTCGACCCATGTTTTGGTACTTGGTCAGCCCCTGCTGGTCAGATTTTTCAGTTCAGGCTATGTTTAAAGGTGCGATAGGCAATTTATTTTAGTTCCTACTAGTACAAATAAGCTGGAATTATTTGACCCCATGTGCAGACTCAGGACGGAAACCTTTTCATACAAATGCAGCATCATAGTGGAAAAATGAGAGCCCCAGTTTTGGACAAGGATTAGCTagacatagatagataaaaaCGTCATACCAGGCAATCATTGAGTACGGGTAATCACACGGCTTCTTAATTtagaattacaaaaaaaaaaaagacacagatCACCCTGGATAATATGGGCCTAGTTTGTTTAATTAAGCAGCACTCTTTTGTAATTTCTTCTTCGTGTCCTTCATGCGCCGTAAACCGGGATTACAGTTTGACCTTAACCTGATACACTGTAAGAAGCTATAGTCCTGTTGCATGATTGGATCAACTGCTTACTGCTCACCTGGCCTGccctgcctttctctctctagaTTGTGAGTGACTGCAGGCGCATGTCTGATTTGCAGTGGTTCTATAATGAATATCCACAGCGGTGTGCGAGTGTCCGAGTGGAGGCCTCTGACCAAACCAGGGCTCAGAGGGGATGGAGATTCAAAGCAGGTAGGAGCCGTTGCCGTTCATACAAACTGTGCAGGTATCTCGTATTCAGTTCAAACgggaaaaaatttttttaacccTTTGGAATGACCAAGATTTCTGCAAGAATTACTCATACGAATGAGTCCTAATCCTCAACAAAATCATAAACAGTTTGTAAAAGGCCACCTGATGTTCTACAGCACTTCAGATGAGAGGTCTCTGCAAAAACATCTTTGGAAGAAATGCACAAGGCTATGTTTGGAAGGGGggaggggaagaagaaaaaaaaaatgcagcactGCACACCAATACCCAGCTCTGAAGCATGGTGTAGGGTGCGTCATCCCAATACCCAGCCCAATAAGGTGGAGGGTGGATAATACCAGTAATCAGCtctaaagcatggtggtgggtgCATCATGGTTTGGAGACTGGACACCTTGCAGTCACAGAGAGAACAAAACTCaaccatttatatatatatatatatatatatatatatatatatatatatatatatatatatatatatatatatatatatgtatatgaagtACAGGGATATTTCAGGATAATCTGTTTCACATGAAACTTACAGGAGATACAACAAAACAATGACCAAAAACAAGTTAAAAGCTGAATGGTTCACAAAGAAGAAAGTTAGTTTTCAAGTGGCTAAATCAGTCTTCAAACTAATAAAGCAGGTTCTACGAGGACTGTGAATGATTAAAACATGTTCAAAAATTACATGAAAAGGATCTTAGTCATGGCACCCTAGGCAAACTATTATTTATGCCTGATTCCTGTTTTATAATTGTTTTgacttgtttattattttcgTGAGGTCTCGTTAGATTTGGAAAGGCGATATACACCAAGTTGGCAGTTTATTAGCTTACACCATGTCAGAATAGCTCACCTTGTTTGTAAACTGACAGATTGTCCACCTCTCGCTCCTCAGGCATAGATGATGCAGAGTCTGAATGTGGTCTGGATCAGGGAGTGGACTTCGACTGGACTATAAGGAACGAAGGAGACGTCACTTTTCTCGATGGACAGCTCGAGGGACTGTTGTCATTAGCTAGGGAGAGGACACGGGAGCACCAATACACACAAGACAGTATAAAATCAAATGGACAATGAACAGGAGACTTACCTGTGGAACAAAAGTATTATGTAGACTTATCATCGTAGACCATGTTTACTTAAACGAAGGGGACTGTTTTTGGATCGCCTCGAGagtgacaggtttatattaagaTTTGCTCAATGTCATGTTGCTGTTTACCTTTGTGTTGCATTTGTGACTTATTGCATCATCTTTTCCTGAGGCA
Protein-coding regions in this window:
- the pmvk gene encoding phosphomevalonate kinase — encoded protein: MTASEPKLILLFSGKRKSGKDYVTDLIQKRLSPELCCILRLSAPLKERYAQEHGLDYEQLLGAGQYKEQHRAEMIRWGESKRHLDPGFFCRMVVCGATQPVWIVSDCRRMSDLQWFYNEYPQRCASVRVEASDQTRAQRGWRFKAGIDDAESECGLDQGVDFDWTIRNEGDVTFLDGQLEGLLSLARERTREHQYTQDSIKSNGQ